The sequence below is a genomic window from Mobula birostris isolate sMobBir1 chromosome 11, sMobBir1.hap1, whole genome shotgun sequence.
GGCGTCGTCGCCGGCGGAGATGCGCATGCGCGGCGTTCTCGGCCTAGTGCAGGTGGAGCGCGGCGGTGGCGGCGTCGGTCGGATGGCGGCAGAGCTGAGTGTGGAGCGGCGGCTTGATGCTGGCGACGAAATCGAGGACGATGATGATGACGATGTGAGGAGCCGGGACGGGGTGGGATGTGTGTCCGTGTCCAGTGCCGGGGGTGGAGTGTGGGCCGCAGCCCGGAGCTGGAGTTCCCGTGACCCCTGCCCGGTCCCGGCCGCCTCGTTTCCCCCCGCCAGGCCCGGCTCTGTTACCGATCTCCACAGTGGCCCCTCGGCCCGGCTACCGAAGCCTTTCCCGCCCTCTGGAGCTGGCACCCAGGCCACGCTCCACGCCGGTCTAGACTAATCCTGGTTCTCCCGGTCACCTCTCCTCTTCCCACGGCTCTCCAGGCTCCTCCCGTTGCAGATACTAATCATCCCCCATTGGGACCCGGAAACTTTGGAATTCCCACTTTGAAGTCTGTCTTTGCATCTGCGTGGTTTCCTGCCAAAATTAACCCGGTGCTGAATCCTTGGTGCATTTTTTTCTACTTTAACATGTTTTGCGAGTATGTGTTGTAGGGAGAgagattattttatttattgagatacagcccgGTGTGGGCTCTTCAAGCCAAGCTACCCTGCAACCCACCTCTTTAATCCTGGCTTaaccacagggcaatttacaatgaccaattaacctaccagtacatctttggactgtggggggaaactggagcacccggaggaaacccacatggtcacagggagaacgtgcaaactcctctttcagtatttttattaatattatataaattaaatcatggtcaccaaagtccacatcggatatggtacctagacagacagacagacgttatataaattgcatgaatacaaaGACAAAATTCATTAGGATACAAGTAAGTAATACagattacattacatttaaatcacagtaatatgatcacagtatcccatattccaaatcaatcatatagaaaaaaagattgaattataaaataaaataattatattttatttaaaaaaatctacccccactaccaaaatgagctggttggtaaaaaaaaaagaaaaaaaaaatatctTACCATATAattaataatggctcagatccatactttaataacagttcaaagattatgaaaataactcagtatgggtccccataacattagaaaatcatgtttagaatcagaaatcgaacaacaaGTCTGCTCTAGATTAAGGCACAACATAACATCAGATGgtcattgaacatgagtgggcggggcggcctccttccacttgagcaagatcaccctcctggccataagagacataaaggccaatacccgcaaattggatggcttcagttttgtagcactatcctcaacaataccaaacatggcagtcaagggattgggcttaaaaataacattgaaaagtacagaaaaaatttgAAATACATCCTTCCAAAATTTTTCAGGGGTCAGAATTtttcaaactccttgcagacagccgTGGGAGGTACACCCGGGTTCTAGTgctgcaaagcattgtgctagccacaGTGGTACTGTGCTGCCCCAGTTTTGGATTGAAGTATGTGTGAGTGACATGGGGCTTTGATTTTGGGGTgcccagttaacattttgggtcatCACATTTGGTGAATAACCTCAAGCAAGCGCTGTGGTCCGTGATCTCACGTCGGCCTGTTCTTCAACTGAACACAGATTATCAGTGTTGCAATCTTAGCATTCCATCGCGCTGGTGATAAAGGTTTTAATTCTGCTTTATCATCCTATGCTTGCAGTTGGATGAGTCCCTTGCGGAGCGACTGTGGGGTTTGACGGAGATGTTCCCTGAGGGAGTACGAAACGCCTCGGGGGTAGCCGCCAGCTGCTCACTGACGTTGGCCAAGAAGCTGTACAGGTGTGAAGCGGGCAGTGCCGCGGGTTTTCTGGAAACGGCAGTGTGTGGTGGAGGTACCAAGCAGCTCGCAGAGGCTGCAACAGCGCGGAAGGTGTTAAAGCTGGGGGATTACTGAAGTGTAATTAAAAGTGTCTTATCCATCGGCTGCACTTAGACCTGGAGAGTGATCCTGGACAAGTGGGAAGCGGTGGGAAGAGAGCAGAGAGTGCAAATGGTGGAATCTGGAGTAATGACCTATCTGCTGGTGGTGAGGAACCCACTGGGGCAAACGGCATCAGTAGGGAAGGAGGGGATGGGAGGAATTGCTGCAAGTTTTGGGTTGAGGCCCAGCTTCAAGCCTGGGAGTgtagagcaggggctcccaacttgggttccacagacccctcggttagtgGTGAGGGCTCATGGCGTGagaaaaggttgggagccccctGCTGTGGAGGGAAGATGGTTGGTATAAAGAGAGCGGGGTGGGTAGGTGGGACAGGGCCAACAGGTGATAGTCGCACTGGCTGTCTCAGACTCAGCAGGGCCTTGACCTGAAACGCGGACTGTTCCTAGCCCACCCTCACGGGAGCTGCTCCacccattgaattcctccagcactctctTTATCGCCATAGTTCAGTTTGATTTTGTGTTGGTGCAGAAAAGAGCCACACTGGAAATGCTTTGACTGGGGAAAGACCATTTATGCGGAGGGACAATTTAATAGAAGTACATTAGAGACTGCGACCTGAAGGTAGATCAATACGGTAGAAGTGGGATGGATTTTGCTTTCATGGAAGATAAATACTGtacatagaatcagaatcaggtttattatcaccagcgcgtgttgtgaaatttgttaacttagcagcagcagttcgatacaatacatgataatatagaaataaaaaatCAATCAATTATAGTAAATATACATGTGTTATGTATATTAGATTGAAAATAGATAAAAGTagtacaaaaacaaatagtaattTTTTAAAGAAGTGAGGGAGTCTTCATGTGTTCAGTGcccatctgatggcagaggggaagaagttctttctgaattgctgagtgtgtgccttcaggctccataGAAGAGAAATATCAAGGATCAATTTAATTCACCACATACATTtacattaggaatttgctgtggttggTGTGACCTGTAACAAAACAACAGCTATATCACACAATTATAAATTAAGAATGATATAAAAGTGAAGTTAGAGGTTATGGAGTAAAATATACATAAATGAATAAAATTGATTTTATGATACATGATATCAtaaaatcagctggttgagtgctgtcacaacataaaccttgcactcagcgtttgtaagaccaaggaattgattgtggacttgaggaTGGGAAGTCAaaggaatttactttgaactttttgacatatgccagtgctattaaatctgattctgatgtggcaTCTTTAAGAAGTGTGAGTTGCTAGACCCTGGCAGACTGTTTCCCAAATCCTAAAGGAAGGAAGAGAGGAAATGTACTCCTCCTGTGCTGAAAGCTGACTGAAGCGGTTTGctgaaaggaggaggggggggatAGTCCAAGCACACAGACTAGCCAGTTTGCCAGGATAAACTTCTGTGGGACAGCTTTAGTACAGATTGATCAGAGTCAGCATGGAATTATTCAGGGAAAGTGAGGTTTAATTAAAGTAATTGAGTCTTTTGAGGTGATTACAAAGAAGGTCGATGAGGAAGAGGCCGGCTGGCGGTGCagtggcatccgcactggactttGGAGTGAGTGGccgtgggttcgaatccagccagctccttgcacgctttccatctgtgctgggctgagtgtcgagctagcagctCAGCCTTGTaaaagaaacggcaaggttgctGCCCAATGTGCAGGGAGAGACTTTATTGTTATTACAGTTATCACAAGGTGCTCTGACTGGGTCTTAGTAACAAAAGATACGTGCACCAAATTGCTCAGGAAAGTGAAACAGTTTGAGTGGTGGGGTTGAAGTTGGGCAGACCGGACTGTCTGCTGGTCATGGGGACAGAGGCAGCCGAGTCATAACATTCAGTTGATGATGTGTTTTACAGCTTCACTCGCTCGGCCCTGTGGGTGGGGACCACGTCCTTCATGATCCTGATTCTCCCAGTAGTCTTTGAAACAGAAAAACTACAATTGGagcaacaacagatccagcaacAGAGACAGGTGAGGACTCGGCTGTGGGCTGGGCCCTGGGGTGGAGGGGGACGCTGGGCCCAGGGGTGCTGGGGAGACGCGACAAGCAACTGGGCCCACTGTGTGAGGAATGGCTTAGAGGAGGGGGTACTGGGCGAAGCTGGAAGAACCACGGCCACTGTTCCCACTAAGTTGTGTGacagcacagtaactgaaatgctgccacgcacatagccttcgttgccacgcagctggaattgaactcagcTAGAAAAAGTTTAcgaaatgtgaaatattttttCCATTGTCGTCATTTCATTATACCCTCCAATTAATAAGTAAATTCAAAGGTATGTGatttttccattttctttctaaatattcatagtgtTCATATTACAAGTAAAAAGTTTTctggccatgtaaaaatttcttgGTTGGTCCACGCAGCTGTAAAAATGAAATGAGTGGGAACGTTGGCCAGGGCACAGCTGTGCAAGGAGTAAGGTGACTAACGTTGTACCACAGACTAAAGGAGTGGTTGTGGGTGAACCTGTCTCTGTTCTGCAGCAGTTGCCAGTCTGTCTCCTCTGACATTAGACATTGTGTGAAATGTGATTAAGTGAGggggtaacaattattttgttctccattgcatttgtgtactggaaatgacaataaacagtctTGAACTTGGACAAAGAATGAAGCACTGAACCTGCAGGTGAGGCATTCTGGAAATCTAGCCCTTAATCCAGACAGGAAGCACTTCTGGGCCTTCATaaaatactcagtggccactttattagatacacttatttgttaatgcaaatatcaaatcaggtaatcgtgtggcagcaactcgatgcatcaaagcatgcagacatggtcaagaggttaagttgttcaaaccaaacatcagaatggggaagaaatatgatctaagtgactttgaccattgttggtgtcagacaggaaggtttgagtatctcagaaactgctgatcttctgggattttcacacacaaagagtttacagagagtgttgcaAAAAAGCAAAAGCATCCAGTgcgcagcagttctgtgggcgaaagtaTCTTaccaatgagagaggtcagaggagaccggtcagactggttcaagctgacaggaatgtgacagtaactcaaataattgtGAGCATGGGCATGCTGCTTTGCATCTGAATATATTTTGTATTTgaaataatttggaaaatgtgtagcttgggtggttgatggttgggttgagttgttctgcCATCTTGGCCATTTACTTGTAAACATTTTATCAGCGTAACCCACAAGAACCCACAATTaacagcgcactgatgatgtctccttgtaCGTTTGCAAGTAagttgccaagattggagaacaaatCAATCCAAATATATTGTACTGTACATTTCCtaatctgatttttaaaaaaaaatcattcacagATCCTACTGGGTCCGAACACAGGGATATCCGGAGGAATGCCGGGAATGCTGCCACCACCAGTTCCAGGGAAAATATAATGGACTTGACCCTCCCCTCGGAACAGGAATTGCTGGTGGAGGAGGGGTTAAAGGACTGACCTTGGGGAGGGAATTTGATAGCACCTACCGACTCGGAGTCCGCAGCCCATCGCTGAGGAGGATCGAGCTGATCCAGGCCCAATGTGTGGAGCATCGTGTCTGCTggttgtgggagggggagggttggggataaTGAAGTAAAATCTGCTGGATAGTtcatgggaggaggaggaggcagcTCGGTGAGTGCTCAAGCCCTGTTATTCATGAATCGCAGTGTGATTGTTCACAGCATCTTTTATCATCGAGGTGTACAAGTTGTTCTGCCCCAGTTGTTTATGTGTGTGTTAGTGTTCACTAGGTTCAGCAAGGAGTGTGAGGGACACCTCTACCAGTCCCGAGCTccatctaaaccaggggttcccagcctggcgTTGGCAGACCCGtcgattaatggtaggggtccctggTCCTACTCTAAACACAAAACAAGCTCGCCCTGCATCGGTCTGCCTCACAGTGCCAAGTATTGCAAAGCCAAAAAATACTGCCGGCTGTCGCGAAGTCGGGCACGTTTAGTGCCTGCAGTGATGCAGTGCTTTGGACAGTGAAGCTTGTACAGTTGGGGAATGAGCTCTCACCAAAGAGAGAGACTGTTGCCTACCATTCACCACCGGCTCCAGACCAATTATCCACACGATACTGGGTGACCAGTGTGCAAGGTGAGGTGGGAATGTGTTCACTGAGGCTGCAGGGTGAAGGAGAGTGGGCAGGTTACAACTTAATTGCTTATACCTGACTCTGGGTGATAGACTACGACATGGTACAGAGGCCAACCTGAACGTACTGCCTGCAGAAACAGTGACAAGTTAACACAGAGCTGTTTGAATTGTATTGTGGTTCAATAAACATCTGGTGCTGGATTGTGAAAGAGTTAATCTTATTTTAAGAGGGGACACACACTTGCTTGGAAATGAGTGCAGTTGTAATTGTGTCCAGACTCAGCGAGTGCAGACAGCTGAGTGGGACAGGCTCCAGTTCTGGCTTTTTCCCACCGGCTCA
It includes:
- the tomm22 gene encoding mitochondrial import receptor subunit TOM22 homolog, which gives rise to MRMRGVLGLVQVERGGGGVGRMAAELSVERRLDAGDEIEDDDDDDLDESLAERLWGLTEMFPEGVRNASGVAASCSLTLAKKLYSFTRSALWVGTTSFMILILPVVFETEKLQLEQQQIQQQRQILLGPNTGISGGMPGMLPPPVPGKI